The Burkholderia ambifaria AMMD genome includes a region encoding these proteins:
- the mdeB gene encoding alpha-ketoglutarate dehydrogenase, which yields MTDLSTATPSILSLGQTKVDDDPLETAEWLDALDGVVRHAGAERAQYLFDRLAAHASSNGIATARLNITPYANTIAVDQQPPYPGDFDIEEKLAAALRWNALAMVVRANRAYGELGGHIASYASAADLFEVGFNHFFRGPNDAHGGDLVYFQPHSAPGVYARAYLEGFLDDAHLEHYRQEITGAGLCSYPHPWLMPDFWQFPTGSMGIGPINSIYQARFMRYLQNRGLQRTEGRKVWGYFGDGEMDEPEAIGALSLAARERLDNLVFVINCNLQRLDGPVRGNGRIIDELEAQFTGAGWNVIKVLWGSDWDALFARDRTGALLRAFAHTVDGQFQTFSANDGAYNRERFFGQNAELAALAAHLSNDDIDRLRRGGHDVRKLHAAYEKASKHSGQPTVILAKTMKGFGMGAIGQGRMTTHQQKKLDIDQLKAFRDRFRLPLSDDDVEQLKFYKPDDSSAVMQYLHARRAALGGYLPRRRTSASHAPAVPAMSSWGRFALDTNDKEMSTTMAFVRMLGNLLKDAELGPRVVPVVADEARTFGMANLFRQVGIYSPLGQLYEPEDMGSMLYYREDTGGQILEEGISEAGAVSSWIAAATSYSVHDLTMLPFYIYYSMFGFQRIGDLIWAAADQRARGFLIGATAGKTTLGGEGLQHQDGTSHLAASTIPNCRAYDPAFAYEVAMIVDEGMQEMITRQRDVFYYMTVTNENYAQRSLTEADVDRVRRGVLKGMYVLEPAQVEIAQVQLLGSGAILGEVQAAARMLKDDWNIDAAVWSVTSFTELHRDGVSAERAQRLVERGETAVPYVTAALGAARGPVIAATDYVRAVPELIRAYVPSRYVVLGTDGFGRSDTRAALRAFFEVDRASIVIAALKALVDEGQQDPDIVRQAIDRYGRIGSGLIEPWLV from the coding sequence ATGACCGACTTATCGACGGCGACACCCTCGATCCTTTCCCTGGGCCAGACGAAAGTCGACGACGACCCGCTCGAAACCGCCGAATGGCTCGACGCGCTCGATGGCGTGGTTCGGCATGCAGGTGCCGAACGTGCTCAGTACCTGTTCGATCGGCTCGCGGCCCACGCTTCGTCCAACGGTATCGCAACGGCGCGCCTCAATATCACGCCCTACGCGAATACGATTGCCGTCGATCAGCAGCCGCCGTATCCGGGCGACTTCGATATCGAAGAAAAGCTTGCCGCCGCGCTGCGCTGGAATGCGCTGGCCATGGTGGTGCGGGCCAATCGCGCCTACGGTGAGCTCGGCGGGCATATTGCCAGCTATGCGTCGGCGGCCGACCTGTTCGAAGTGGGCTTCAATCATTTCTTTCGTGGCCCGAATGATGCCCACGGTGGCGATCTCGTCTATTTTCAACCTCATTCCGCGCCGGGCGTTTACGCGCGGGCTTACCTCGAAGGCTTTCTCGACGACGCGCATCTCGAGCATTACCGACAGGAAATCACAGGTGCGGGCCTGTGTTCCTACCCGCATCCGTGGCTGATGCCGGACTTCTGGCAGTTCCCGACCGGCTCGATGGGCATTGGGCCGATCAACTCGATCTACCAGGCGCGTTTCATGCGTTATCTGCAGAACCGCGGACTGCAACGCACGGAAGGCCGCAAGGTATGGGGCTATTTCGGCGATGGCGAGATGGATGAACCCGAGGCGATCGGTGCGCTTTCGCTGGCAGCGCGCGAGCGACTCGACAATCTCGTGTTCGTGATCAACTGCAATTTGCAGCGGCTCGACGGACCGGTGCGCGGCAATGGCCGCATCATCGACGAACTCGAAGCGCAGTTCACGGGGGCGGGCTGGAACGTCATCAAGGTGTTGTGGGGTTCGGACTGGGACGCCCTGTTTGCACGTGATCGCACCGGGGCGCTGTTGCGCGCGTTCGCGCACACCGTGGACGGCCAGTTCCAGACCTTTTCCGCCAACGACGGCGCCTACAATCGTGAACGCTTTTTCGGTCAGAACGCCGAACTGGCCGCGCTCGCCGCGCATCTGAGCAACGACGATATCGACCGCCTGCGCCGCGGCGGCCACGATGTGCGCAAATTGCACGCTGCGTACGAAAAGGCGTCGAAACACAGCGGGCAACCTACGGTCATTCTCGCGAAGACGATGAAGGGCTTCGGCATGGGCGCGATCGGCCAGGGGCGCATGACGACACATCAGCAAAAGAAGCTCGACATCGACCAGTTGAAGGCGTTTCGCGACCGCTTTCGCCTGCCACTCTCCGACGACGATGTCGAACAACTCAAGTTCTACAAACCGGACGACAGCAGTGCCGTCATGCAGTATCTGCACGCGCGCCGTGCGGCGCTGGGCGGCTACCTTCCCCGAAGGCGCACATCGGCATCGCACGCGCCGGCCGTGCCCGCGATGTCGTCGTGGGGACGATTCGCGCTCGACACCAACGACAAGGAAATGTCGACCACGATGGCGTTCGTGCGCATGCTCGGCAACCTGTTGAAGGACGCCGAGCTGGGGCCGCGTGTGGTGCCCGTCGTCGCCGACGAGGCGCGGACCTTCGGCATGGCGAATCTGTTCCGGCAAGTCGGCATCTATTCTCCGCTCGGTCAACTGTACGAGCCGGAAGACATGGGTTCGATGCTCTACTACCGTGAAGATACGGGCGGCCAGATTCTGGAAGAGGGCATCTCCGAGGCGGGCGCGGTGTCGTCGTGGATTGCCGCGGCGACGTCATACAGCGTGCACGATCTGACGATGCTGCCGTTTTATATCTACTACTCGATGTTCGGTTTCCAGCGTATCGGCGACCTGATCTGGGCGGCTGCCGACCAGCGCGCGCGCGGTTTCCTGATCGGCGCGACGGCCGGCAAGACGACGCTCGGTGGTGAAGGTCTGCAGCATCAAGACGGCACGAGTCACCTTGCGGCCTCGACGATACCGAACTGCCGTGCGTACGATCCGGCCTTCGCGTACGAAGTGGCGATGATCGTCGACGAAGGCATGCAGGAGATGATCACGCGTCAGCGCGACGTGTTTTACTACATGACGGTCACCAACGAAAACTACGCGCAACGTTCGTTGACTGAAGCGGATGTCGATCGCGTCCGGCGCGGCGTGCTCAAGGGGATGTACGTGCTGGAGCCCGCGCAGGTCGAGATCGCGCAGGTGCAGTTGCTCGGCTCGGGCGCGATTCTCGGTGAAGTCCAGGCCGCGGCACGGATGTTGAAAGACGACTGGAATATCGACGCGGCTGTCTGGAGCGTGACGAGCTTTACCGAATTGCATCGCGACGGCGTGTCCGCGGAGCGCGCGCAGCGGCTGGTGGAGCGCGGCGAGACTGCGGTGCCCTACGTGACGGCGGCCCTGGGCGCCGCGCGTGGGCCGGTGATCGCCGCGACCGACTATGTGCGCGCCGTGCCCGAACTGATCCGCGCGTACGTACCGTCCCGCTATGTCGTGCTCGGCACCGACGGCTTCGGGCGCAGCGATACACGTGCGGCGTTGCGTGCGTTCTTCGAAGTGGACCGTGCGTCGATCGTGATCGCCGCGCTGAAAGCACTCGTCGACGAAGGCCAGCAGGACCCTGACATCGTGCGTCAGGCGATCGACCGATACGGGCGAATCGGAAGCGGGCTGATCGAACCCTGGCTTGTCTAG
- the aceF gene encoding dihydrolipoyllysine-residue acetyltransferase — protein MKRGRRLLKRLPLETNVRVTRIEVPDIGDYKNIPVIEVLVGVGQRVEQEQSLVMLESDKATMDVPSPTAGVIKEMKVAVGETVSQGTLIALLESDDERQDDAVPVPAGASAARGLACPPANVTTGPVPAPAPAPELKSASAPLHRAPAREGEPYRASHASPSVRKLARELGVEISHVQGTGRKQRVTSEDVAAFVRNAMTASSGTSPLSTPVPANGAELGLLPWPKVDFAKFGPVDSQPLSRIKKISGANLHRNWVMIPHVTNNDEADITELEALRVQLNKEHEKAGVKFTMLAFVIKAVVAGLKKFPIFNASLDGDNVVFKQYYHIGFAADTPNGLVVPVIRDADKKGLVDIAKETAELSKAARDGKLKPDQMQGGCFSISSLGGIGGTHFTPLINAPEVAILGLSRGQMKPVWDGKQFVPRLILPLSLSFDHRAVDGAEAARFNAYLGALLSDFRRIVL, from the coding sequence ATGAAGAGGGGGCGCCGACTGTTGAAACGCTTGCCGTTGGAGACGAATGTGCGGGTGACACGAATAGAAGTACCGGATATCGGCGATTATAAGAACATCCCCGTGATCGAAGTTCTGGTGGGAGTCGGACAACGCGTCGAACAGGAGCAGTCGCTCGTCATGCTCGAGTCGGACAAGGCGACGATGGATGTGCCCAGTCCCACCGCTGGCGTGATCAAGGAGATGAAGGTCGCGGTTGGCGAGACGGTGTCGCAAGGCACGTTGATCGCGCTGCTCGAAAGCGACGACGAGCGGCAGGACGACGCGGTGCCTGTGCCTGCGGGCGCCTCCGCTGCGCGCGGTCTCGCGTGTCCGCCGGCGAATGTCACGACAGGGCCAGTGCCGGCGCCCGCGCCGGCGCCCGAACTGAAATCCGCATCCGCGCCATTGCATCGCGCCCCGGCGCGCGAAGGCGAGCCGTATCGCGCAAGCCATGCGTCGCCGTCGGTGCGCAAGCTCGCGCGAGAACTGGGCGTCGAGATATCGCATGTGCAGGGCACCGGTCGGAAGCAGCGCGTTACATCGGAAGACGTTGCAGCATTCGTCAGGAATGCGATGACGGCATCGTCCGGCACGTCTCCCCTTTCGACGCCTGTCCCGGCGAACGGCGCGGAGCTGGGTTTATTGCCATGGCCGAAGGTGGATTTCGCGAAATTTGGTCCCGTCGATTCGCAGCCGCTGTCGCGCATCAAGAAGATCTCGGGCGCGAACCTGCATCGCAACTGGGTGATGATCCCGCACGTCACGAACAACGACGAAGCGGACATCACCGAGCTCGAAGCGCTGCGCGTGCAGCTGAACAAGGAGCACGAGAAGGCGGGCGTGAAGTTCACGATGCTCGCGTTCGTGATCAAGGCGGTCGTCGCCGGGCTGAAGAAGTTCCCGATCTTCAATGCGAGCCTCGACGGCGACAATGTGGTGTTCAAGCAGTACTACCACATCGGGTTTGCCGCCGATACGCCGAACGGTCTCGTCGTGCCCGTGATCCGCGATGCGGACAAGAAGGGGCTCGTCGACATCGCGAAGGAAACGGCCGAGCTGTCGAAGGCCGCGCGCGACGGCAAGCTGAAGCCGGATCAGATGCAGGGCGGCTGCTTCTCGATCTCGTCGCTCGGCGGGATCGGTGGGACGCATTTCACGCCGCTTATCAATGCGCCGGAAGTGGCGATTCTCGGGTTGTCGCGCGGGCAGATGAAGCCGGTTTGGGACGGCAAGCAGTTCGTGCCGCGGTTGATCCTGCCACTCTCGCTGTCGTTCGATCACCGCGCCGTGGATGGCGCGGAAGCCGCGCGGTTCAATGCGTATCTCGGAGCGTTGCTCTCCGATTTTCGGCGCATCGTTCTTTGA
- the lpdA gene encoding dihydrolipoyl dehydrogenase: protein MCLIEVKVPDIGDFSGVDVIEVNVKPGDMIEKEQTLITLESDKASMEVPSDVAGTVKEVKVKAGEKVSQGTIIAIVETAASDAAPAKAPEAAKPGAAAPAPAAAAPAAAPAPAPQAGSYSGAADIECDMLVLGAGPGGYSAAFRSADLGMKTVLVERYSTLGGVCLNVGCIPSKALLHTALVIDEAAALASHGITFGKPEVDLDKLRDFKGGVVKKLTTGLAGMAKARKVEVVTGVGTFVDPYHMEVQGENGKKVVKFKQAIIAAGSQAVKLPFMPEDPRVVDSTGALELRQLPKRMLVIGGGIIGLEMATVYATLGAEIDVVEMMDGLMMGADRDLVKVWEKYNAKRFGNVMLKTKTVGAEAKEDGIYVKFEGEKAPAEAQRYDLVLVAVGRSPNGKTIGADKAGVAVTDRGFIDVDKQMRTNVPHIFAIGDVVGQPMLAHKAVHEGHVAAEAAHGEKAYFDALQIPSVAYTDPEVAWAGKTEDQCKAEGIKYGKAVFPWAASGRAIANGRDEGFTKLIFDEETHRVIGGGIVGLNAGDLISEVCLAVEMGADAEDIGKTIHPHPTLGESVGMAAELYEGVCTDLPPPRKA, encoded by the coding sequence ATGTGTCTCATCGAAGTCAAGGTTCCGGATATCGGCGATTTCAGCGGCGTCGATGTCATCGAAGTCAACGTCAAGCCAGGCGACATGATCGAAAAAGAACAAACGCTCATCACGCTCGAATCCGATAAAGCCTCCATGGAAGTGCCCAGCGACGTCGCCGGCACAGTCAAGGAAGTCAAGGTCAAAGCCGGCGAGAAAGTCTCGCAAGGCACCATCATCGCCATCGTCGAAACAGCAGCAAGCGACGCCGCACCCGCGAAAGCACCCGAGGCAGCGAAACCCGGAGCGGCTGCACCCGCTCCGGCCGCCGCCGCTCCCGCAGCCGCTCCGGCTCCCGCGCCGCAAGCCGGCAGCTACAGCGGTGCCGCCGACATCGAGTGCGACATGCTCGTGCTCGGCGCCGGCCCCGGCGGCTACTCAGCCGCGTTCCGCTCAGCCGACCTCGGCATGAAGACGGTGCTGGTCGAACGCTACTCGACGCTCGGCGGCGTGTGCCTGAACGTCGGTTGCATCCCGTCGAAGGCGCTGCTGCACACGGCACTCGTCATCGACGAAGCCGCGGCGCTCGCGTCGCACGGCATCACGTTCGGCAAGCCGGAAGTCGATCTCGACAAGCTGCGCGACTTCAAGGGCGGCGTGGTCAAGAAACTGACGACGGGCCTCGCCGGCATGGCGAAGGCGCGCAAGGTCGAAGTGGTTACCGGCGTCGGCACATTCGTCGATCCGTATCACATGGAAGTGCAGGGCGAAAACGGCAAGAAGGTCGTCAAGTTCAAGCAGGCGATCATCGCCGCAGGCTCGCAAGCCGTGAAGCTGCCGTTCATGCCGGAAGACCCGCGCGTCGTCGATTCGACGGGCGCACTCGAACTGCGCCAACTGCCGAAGCGGATGCTCGTGATCGGCGGCGGCATCATCGGCCTCGAAATGGCCACGGTGTACGCGACGCTCGGCGCCGAGATCGACGTGGTCGAAATGATGGACGGCCTGATGATGGGCGCGGACCGCGATCTCGTGAAGGTCTGGGAAAAGTACAACGCGAAGCGCTTCGGCAACGTGATGCTGAAGACCAAGACGGTCGGCGCGGAAGCGAAGGAAGACGGCATCTACGTGAAGTTCGAGGGCGAAAAGGCGCCGGCGGAAGCGCAGCGCTACGACCTCGTGCTCGTCGCGGTGGGCCGCAGCCCGAACGGCAAGACGATCGGCGCCGACAAGGCGGGCGTCGCCGTCACCGACCGCGGCTTCATCGACGTCGACAAGCAGATGCGCACGAACGTCCCGCACATCTTCGCGATCGGCGACGTCGTCGGCCAGCCGATGCTCGCGCACAAGGCCGTGCATGAAGGCCACGTCGCAGCGGAAGCCGCGCACGGCGAGAAGGCGTACTTCGACGCGCTGCAGATCCCGTCGGTGGCCTATACCGATCCGGAAGTGGCGTGGGCCGGCAAGACGGAAGACCAGTGCAAGGCCGAAGGCATCAAGTACGGCAAGGCCGTGTTCCCGTGGGCCGCATCGGGCCGCGCGATCGCGAACGGCCGCGACGAAGGCTTCACGAAGCTGATCTTCGACGAGGAAACCCATCGCGTGATCGGCGGCGGCATCGTCGGCCTGAACGCAGGCGACCTGATCAGCGAAGTGTGCCTCGCCGTCGAAATGGGCGCGGACGCGGAAGACATCGGCAAGACGATCCATCCGCATCCGACGCTCGGCGAATCGGTCGGCATGGCCGCCGAGCTGTACGAAGGTGTGTGTACGGACCTGCCGCCGCCCAGAAAGGCCTGA
- a CDS encoding Lrp/AsnC family transcriptional regulator yields MNVALDRIDLSILSELQEDSSLTNLELAARVNLSPSPCLVRVRNLERLGVISRRVAVLNASLLGLGIMAIVEISLERQGMQARESFADTVRGITEVMDCFMMTGQTDYLLRVVARDLVELEHIITHKLTSLPGVASVRSNVVLKRLANKTTLPIDKTRPIQIHGLAQAS; encoded by the coding sequence ATGAACGTTGCGCTGGACAGGATAGACCTTAGCATCCTGAGTGAACTTCAGGAGGACTCAAGTTTGACGAATCTCGAACTGGCGGCTCGCGTCAACCTGTCGCCCTCTCCCTGTCTCGTCAGAGTCAGAAATCTGGAGCGTCTCGGTGTAATCAGCCGGCGCGTCGCCGTGCTCAATGCGTCCCTTCTCGGCCTGGGCATCATGGCCATCGTCGAGATCAGTCTGGAGCGGCAGGGCATGCAGGCGCGGGAGAGTTTCGCCGACACGGTCAGAGGCATCACCGAAGTCATGGACTGCTTCATGATGACCGGGCAAACCGACTATCTGCTGCGCGTGGTGGCGAGGGATCTCGTCGAACTCGAACACATCATCACACACAAGCTGACGTCGCTTCCCGGTGTGGCCAGCGTTCGCTCGAACGTCGTCCTGAAACGGCTTGCCAACAAGACGACGCTTCCTATCGACAAGACACGGCCTATCCAGATTCATGGACTGGCGCAGGCGTCGTGA
- the ribB gene encoding 3,4-dihydroxy-2-butanone-4-phosphate synthase, producing the protein MSNAMPAGRPADSRADIATASEIIEEARAGRMFILVDDEDRENEGDLIIPAQFATPDAVNFMATHARGLICLAMTRSRCESLGLHLMSRINGSRHETAFTVSIEARDGVSTGISAADRSRTISIAINPETGRDELVSPGHVFPLMARDGGTLVRAGHTEAAVDIARLAGLAPAGAICEIMNDDGTMARLPDLIAFSRRHQLKLGTIADLIAYRRRTERLVEAVEHGSFTEPNGRHWRIVVYRNRIDQVEHIAFVMGDLRGADPVLVRMHAMDTMNDVIGGHHLASLRGAARLLADENRGVIVVIRESRVTAVSERVRSMMHPKPAEPELRDYGIGAQILTELGVKNMILLSNHERTIVGLEGYGLNMVEQRKIERIHDHQEV; encoded by the coding sequence ATGAGTAACGCAATGCCCGCCGGCCGGCCGGCGGATTCGCGCGCCGACATCGCAACGGCGTCGGAGATTATCGAAGAAGCGCGCGCCGGGCGGATGTTCATTCTGGTCGACGACGAGGATCGCGAGAACGAAGGCGACCTTATCATTCCCGCGCAATTCGCCACGCCCGACGCCGTCAACTTCATGGCGACGCATGCGCGTGGCTTGATCTGCCTCGCGATGACACGCTCGCGCTGCGAATCGCTGGGCTTGCATTTGATGAGCCGAATCAACGGCTCGCGGCACGAGACGGCCTTCACGGTGTCGATCGAGGCGCGTGACGGTGTGAGTACCGGCATCTCGGCGGCCGACCGTTCCCGCACGATTTCGATTGCGATCAATCCGGAAACGGGGCGAGACGAGCTCGTTTCTCCCGGGCACGTCTTTCCGCTCATGGCGCGCGACGGCGGCACGCTCGTGCGCGCGGGTCACACCGAGGCGGCAGTAGATATCGCCCGGCTGGCCGGGCTCGCACCGGCCGGTGCGATCTGCGAAATCATGAACGACGACGGCACCATGGCGAGGCTGCCGGACCTCATCGCCTTTTCACGGCGGCATCAGCTGAAGCTGGGCACGATCGCCGATCTCATCGCGTATCGCCGACGAACGGAACGGCTCGTGGAGGCCGTTGAACACGGCAGCTTTACCGAGCCGAATGGAAGGCATTGGCGGATCGTGGTCTACCGGAACCGGATCGATCAGGTCGAGCATATCGCCTTCGTCATGGGCGATCTACGGGGAGCGGACCCTGTTCTCGTGCGCATGCATGCGATGGATACCATGAACGACGTCATCGGCGGTCACCACCTCGCGTCCCTACGCGGCGCCGCGCGTTTGCTGGCGGACGAGAATCGCGGCGTCATCGTGGTGATCCGCGAGTCCCGCGTCACGGCCGTGTCGGAACGTGTGCGTTCCATGATGCATCCCAAGCCTGCCGAGCCGGAACTGCGTGATTACGGAATAGGCGCGCAAATTCTCACCGAACTCGGCGTGAAGAACATGATCCTGCTCTCCAATCATGAAAGAACGATCGTGGGCCTGGAGGGCTACGGTTTGAATATGGTGGAGCAGAGAAAAATAGAGCGGATTCACGACCATCAGGAAGTCTGA